One region of Drosophila subobscura isolate 14011-0131.10 chromosome J, UCBerk_Dsub_1.0, whole genome shotgun sequence genomic DNA includes:
- the LOC117895350 gene encoding cationic amino acid transporter 3, with protein sequence MAKFWNALTRRKTDDVNEGESQLARVLNLFDLTALGVGSTLGLGVYVLAGQVAYNIAGPAVTISFLIAAVASAFAGICYAEFAARVPKAGSAYVYSYVTIGEFVAFTIGWNLILEYVIGTASVARGLSGYFDALIDNNMSKALNESMHMNVDFLGDYPDFLSFGMVLLLAGILAFGAKESSFLNNIFTCVNLVTICIVLVAGSMNADSDNWRIPQDKVPEGFGTGGFMPFGIAGVMAGAAKCFFGFVGFDCIATTGEEAINPKRNIPLSIVISLIIIFLAYFGVSTVLTMMLPYYLQDRDAPFPAAFDAVGWITIKWIVTIGAVFALCTSLLGAMFPLPRILYAMGNDGILFKRLSKVHPYTKTPLIATIVSGIFASIMAMLFNLDQLVDMMSIGTLLAYTIVAICVLVLRYQDEDMTKLVSVKAPNVFRQFFNGNSYREPNSMTSGITKIGIVVFAIVCLVWCSLQKVFDLDSTGGIVSLSLLGVVLILIGIVIGMQPVSTIELTFKVPLVPFVPCLSVFANLYLMFQLDLNTWIRFLIWIVIGYVIYFCYGLRNSTQISRNRNHAEVAANALQQQRDNNYHGQHENRAFEPDFKAENGFKSPPPYEYSEKL encoded by the exons ATGGCGAAATTCTGGAATGCACTCACACGCCGCAAAACGGACGATGTCAACGAGGGCGAATCCCAGCTGGCGCGTGTCCTTAACCTGTTTGATTTGACGGCCCTCGGTGTGGGCAGCACACTCGGACTGGGCGTCTATGTGCTGGCTGGTCAGGTGGCCTACAACATTGCCGGTCCGGCGGTCACCATTTCCTTCCTGATTGCCGCCGTTGCCTCCGCCTTTGCGGGCATTTGCTATGCGGAGTTTGCCGCTCGTGTGCCCAAGGCTGGCAGTGCCTATGTCTACAGCTATGTGACAATTGGCGAGTTTGTGGCCTTTACCATTGGCTGGAACTTGATCCTCGAGTATGTCATTGGCACTGCCAGCGTGGCTCGCGGCTTGAGCGGCTACTTTGATGCGCTGATCGACAATAACATGTCCAAGGCGCTGAATGAATCGATGCACATGAACGTCGACTTTTTGGGCGACTATCCGGACTTTTTGTCCTTTGGcatggtgctgctgttggctggcaTCCTCGCCTTTGGTGCCAAGGAGTCGAGTTTTCTGAATAACATTTTCACGTGCGTGAATTTGGTGACGATTTGCATTGTGCTCGTTGCCGGCTCCATGAATG CCGACAGCGACAACTGGCGCATTCCTCAGGATAAAGTGCCCGAGGGCTTCGGCACGGGTGGCTTCATGCCCTTTGGCATTGCTGGCGTGATGGCTGGCGCGGCCAAAtgtttctttggctttgtggGCTTCGATTGCATTGCCACCACGGGCGAGGAGGCCATCAATCCGAAGCGCAATATTCCGCTGTCGATTGTCATCTCGCTGATTATCATCTTTCTGGCGTACTTCGGTGTCTCCACGGTGCTGACCATGATGCTGCCGTACTACCTGCAGGACAGGGATGCGCCCTTCCCGGCTGCCTTCGATGCCGTTGGTTGGATCACCATCAAGTGGATTGTGACCATCGGAGCGGTGTTTGCGCTGTGCACCAGCCTGCTGGGTGCCATGTTCCCACTGCCACGCATCCTCTACGCCATGGGCAATGATGGTATCCTGTTCAAGCGACTGTCCAAGGTGCATCCGTATACGAAGACGCCGCTCATAGCCACCATTGTCTCGGGCATCTTTGCAT CTATCATGGCCATGCTCTTCAACCTCGATCAGCTGGTGGACATGATGTCCATTGGCACGCTGCTGGCCTACACCATTGTGGCCATttgtgtgctggtgctgcgctACCAGGACGAGGACATGACCAAGTTGGTGTCTGTGAAGGCGCCCAATGTCTTCAGGCAGTTCTTCAATGGCAACTCGTATCGGGAGCCCAACAGCATGACCTCCGGCATCACCAAGATCGGCATCGTGGTCTTTGCCATCGTCTGCCTCGTGTGGTGCTCGCTGCAGAAGGTCTTTGACCTCGACAGCACTGGTGGCATTGTCTCGCTGAGTCTTCTGGGCGTGGTGCTCATCCTCATTGGCATTGTCATTGGCATGCAGCCCGTGTCCACCATTGAGCTGACATTCAAGGTGCCACTGGTGCCGTTTGTGCCCTGCCTCAGTGTCTTCGCCAACTTGTATCTGATGTTCCAGCTGGATCTGAACACGTGGATACGTTTCCTCATCTGGATTGTGATTGGTTATGTCATCTACTTCTGCTATGGCTTGCGCAACTCCACGCAGATCTCGAGGAATCGCAATCACGCCGAGGTGGCCGCcaatgcgctgcagcagcagagagataATAATTATCATGGCCAGCACGAGAATCGTGCCTTTGAGCCGGACTTTAAGGCGGAGAATGGCTTCAAGTCGCCACCGCCCTACGAGTACTCCGAGAAGCTttaa
- the LOC117895353 gene encoding general transcription factor IIH subunit 2, whose translation MADDDRDDQKEYRWETGYEKTWEAIKDDEDGLLDGAIADIIQKAKRQRQAQKAKQNRLGMMRHLFLILDCSESMSVPDLKPTRLRCTLKLLDQFIEEFFDQNPISQMGIIALKAKRAEKITELTGTSRVHLKALESLANVPLTSEPSLQNGLDLALKTLKVVPSHASREIVIVMGSLTTCDPVDINLTIDELKKEGIRCSVISLSAEIHVARYLTQQTRGTFGAVLDDAHFRDQLMSQVDPPPAAKTQHNSLIRMGFPHSKNEVEGKDAPLSMCMCHIENLEEPSELCTTGHHCPQCNSKYCELPVECQSCGLTLVSAPHLARSYHHLFPVPNFEEIPFESLPKASERTTECYACMKLFGPLADKTVFKCGFCKQLFCLDCDIFIHDTLHACVGCNTIPGVDGLVYQQSSKTVADDVHAGTSKQRGQFSI comes from the exons atgGCTGATGACGACCGTGATGATCAGAAGGAGTACCGCTGGGAGACGGGCTATGAGAAGACATG GGAAGCCATCAAGGACGACGAGGATGGGCTGCTGGATGGGGCCATTGCGGATATTATCCAGAAGGCCAAGCGCCAGCGGCAGgcgcaaaaggcaaaacagaATCGTCTGGGAATGATGCGGCATCTCTTCCTCATACTCGACTGCTCCGAGTCGATGAGTGTGCCCGACCTGAAGCCCACGCGGCTGCGCTGCACCCTCAAGCTGCTGGATCAGTTCATCGAGGAGTTCTTCGACCAGAATCCCATTAGCCAGATGGGCATTATTGCCCTGAAGGCGAAGCGAGCGGAGAAAATAACCGAATTGACGGGCACCTCGCGTGTGCATCTCAAGGCACTGGAAAG CCTGGCAAATGTGCCGCTGACCAGCGAGCCATCGCTGCAGAACGGCTTGGACTTGGCATTGAAGACCCTCAAAGTTGTACCTTCGCATGCATCGCGGGAGATTGTCATCGTGATGGGCTCCCTGACCACCTGTGATCCCGTGGACATAAATCTAACCATCGATGAGCTGAAGAAGGAGGGCATACGCTGTTCGGTCATCTCTTTGTCGGCAGAGATTCACGTCGCCCGATATCTGACCCAACAGACGAGGGGGACATTCGGCGCTGTCCTGGACGATGCACATTTTCGGGATCAACTGATGTCGCAGGTGGATCCGCCGCCGGCGGCCAAGACACAGCACAACTCGCTCATCCGCATGGGCTTTCCGCACAGTAAGAACGAGGTGGAGGGCAAGGATGCACCGCTCTCGATGTGCATGTGCCACATAGAGAATCTGGAGGAGCCCAGCGAGCTCTGCACCACCGGCCACCACTGTCCGCAGTGCAACAGCAAGTACTGCGAACTGCCCGTCGAGTGTCAGTCGTGTGGTCTCACTCTGGTCTCGGCGCCACATCTTGCCCGCTCGTACCATCATCTCTTCCCGGTGCCCAACTTTGAGGAAATTCCATTCGAATCGCTGCCGAAAGCCTCGGAGCGCACCACGGAATGCTACGCTTGCATGAAACTCTTTGGCCCACTGGCAGACAAGACGGTGTTCAAGTGCGGCTTCTGCAAGCAGCTGTTCTGCCTCGATTGTGATATCTTCATACACGACACGCTGCACGCCTGCGTGGGCTGCAACACCATACCCGGCGTCGATGGGCTGGTCtatcagcagagcagcaagaCCGTCGCGGACGACGTGCATGCCGGAACGTCCAAGCAGCGTGGACAGTTTAGCATCTAA
- the LOC117895349 gene encoding myb-like protein Q, with product MLAQEIAPTEIGKHANIIGAAQEDLANMDVLVCGRCLKAYNFVEEFQAHKEDACEKENASLKDSLDTKPSIWAFSLWKATQLHARKESSASNSWAMYQHWVRLEESVREPWIVAGRTIQSFGKIAHGQLQDMPVRITKTVVNPNNNNNTSNSNNNTSLSPTRKSPTKLPTVSSQQKDIENERPKSKPGTPTLPAATTASSGGAVKPNNRIATRIDSKTEQRTEEAVEKIVAKRYNPRRKTHEYLVKWVDRSHNENTWEVMSNLENVPFFLQMFEKQLARQKLTREKGLDALKRLQNPVPSSKGDAAAPLSPAPPQAQVSPTSRPSRTSKTKAMDAFKQWVTDTAGGDGSSSPSSANDDESANEQEWAAAASSGPAKRKFNQTDSSMDDSAVNESADMEDLEEDLPAHTVKRLKNGGSSVQQSKSRVQSAERQASSKINGNSAASGADSNKMGEIIYTEDTTSSGMFRKPEMPNTLLSKKDKVECPVRYLTRSEIASNNTGVFRVEHSEPTPPVTPVAAAQKTSASATPVAGGGVAKRLSVARPAHSKSSSPITVSQRQQVLRPPGQGGPITTTVRRPMGGTPQQTRTQPPTRAHPGGRPLARAGPGTPQLRQQASPAAGSKVVTPEQKILQLSKSGDLKVTRKVVTREEIIAQRQAQARQQRQAQQSSQSQLQKVLAPGQRQRLAPKPAPQPTPLQLELEEELHHHQAQLCPITGKLIGHEESQLQAEQEQMQEEQREQLEAAAHALLGGDQQVLTNEDGSALLVRGEDGTVYQVAGKNAEGQTILVTQGPDGEQQFAYVAAAEGDDQDVLSLDHAVAEAVQAGEHSAAAATSDGEQILVSMTEEELAQHQAATLQQESSGTGTGTPVSAQIHITTSDSDGIESQIPAEVVQADMPSPGGTRRVVLLLQDGSFMMTEMNEEQFKTLNIQT from the exons ATGTTGGCACAGGAGATAGCACCGACGGAAATTGGCAAGCACGCAAACATTATCGGAG CTGCCCAGGAGGATCTGGCAAACATGGATGTTCTCGTGTGTGGACGCTGCCTGAAGGCCTACAACTTTGTGGAGGAGTTTCAGGCGCACAAAGAGGATGCCTGCGAAAAGGAGAATGCCAGCTTGAAGGACTCGCTGGACACAAAGCCATCAATCTGGGCATTTTCATTGTGGAAGGCCACGCAGCTGCACGCGCGCAAGGAGTCGAGTGCGAGTAACTCGTGGGCCATGTACCAGCATTGGGTGAGGCTGGAGGAGAGCGTGAGGGAGCCATGGATTGTGGCTGGCCGGACTATACAGTCCTTTGGCAAGATCGCACATGGACAGCTGCAGGATATGCCAGTGCGCATCACCAAGACGGTTGTGAAtcccaacaacaataacaacacctcgaacagcaacaacaacacaagcTTATCCCCAACCAGAA AATCGCCAACCAAGCTACCAACCGTGTCCAGCCAGCAGAAGGACATTGAGAACGAACGGCCCAAATCTAAGCCTGGTACCCCAaccctgccagcagcaaccaccgCATCGAGTGGTGGCGCTGTCAAGCCCAACAATCGCATAGCCACCCGTATTGATTCGAAGACCGAACAGCGCACCGAAGAGGCTGTGGAGAAGATCGTCGCGAAGCGCTACAATCCGAGACGCAAGACGCACGAGTATCTGGTCAAATGGGTGGATCGTTCGCATAATGAGAACACCTGGGAGGTGATGTCCAATCTCGAGAATGTGCCCTTCTTCTTGCAAATGTTTGAGAAGCAGCTGGCGCGACAGAAGCTGACCAGAGAGAAGGGTCTGGATGCGTTGAAGCGGCTGCAGAATCCGGTGCCCTCCTCGAAAGGTGATGCCGCAGCTCCACTCAGTCCAGCCCCGCCGCAGGCACAGGTATCGCCGACCTCTCGACCATCGCGCACTTCCAAAACCAAGGCCATGGATGCGTTCAAGCAGTGGGTGACAGATACAGCCGGCGGTGATGGTTCCTCATCGCCCTCCTCGGCCAATGACGATGAATCCGCCAACGAGCAGGAGTGGGCAGCCGCCGCGTCGTCGGGTCCCGCCAAACGTAAGTTCAATCAAACGGATTCCAGTATGGACGATAGCGCAGTGAACGAATCGGCGGATATGGAGGATCTCGAGGAGGATCTGCCCGCACACACTGTGAAGCGTTTAAAAAACGGCGGTAGCTCCGTGCAGCAGAGCAAGTCGCGTGTCCAGTCGGCTGAGCGGCAAGCGTCATCCAAGATAAATGGAAACTCTGCTGCGTCCGGAGctgacagcaacaaaatgggaGAAATAATCTACACGGAGGATACCACCAGCTCTGGAATGTTTCGCAAACCCGAGATGCCAAACACTCTGCTCTCG AAGAAGGATAAAGTAGAGTGTCCTGTGCGCTATCTTACCCGCTCGGAGATAGCCAGCAATAATACTGGCGTCTTCCGCGTTGAGCACTCGGAGCCGACACCACCCGTCACGCCAGTGGCAGCCGCACAGAAGACCAGCGCATCAGCCACgccagtggcaggaggaggcgtaGCCAAGAGACTGAGCGTGGCGCGGCCTGCACACTCCAAATCAAGTTCGCCCATAACTGtgagccagcgccagcaggtCTTACGACCCCCGGGTCAGGGTGGACCCATAACAACGACAGTGCGGCGTCCAATGGGTGGCACACCACAACAGACTCGCACACAGCCACCGACGAGAGCACATCCCGGCGGCCGACCACTGGCACGCGCTGGCCCAGGAACgccgcagctgcggcagcaagCGTCGCCAGCAGCTGGCTCCAAAGTGGTCACACCCGAGCAGAAGATCCTGCAGCTGTCCAAGTCCGGAGACTTGAAGGTCACGCGCAAGGTGGTTACCCGAGAAGAGATAATTGCCCAGCGCCAGGCCCAAGCCCGCCAGCAACGACAGGCCCAGCAATCATCCCAATCGCAGCTACAAAAGGTGCTGGCACctgggcaaaggcaaaggctaGCGCCCAAGCCAGCGCCACAGCCCACGCCCCTCcagttggagctggaggaggagctgcaccaTCATCAGGCCCAGTTGTGCCCCATCACGGGCAAGCTGATTGGCCACGAAGAGTCGCAGCTGCAggccgagcaggagcagatgcaggaggagcagcgcgaACAGCTGGAGGCAGCCGCACACGCGCTCTTGGGCGGGGATCAGCAGGTGCTGACCAACGAGGATGGCTCAGCTCTGCTGGTGAGAGGAGAAGATGGCACCGTCTACCAGGTGGCTGGCAAGAATGCCGAGGGACAGACCATATTGGTCACCCAGGGTCCGGATGGCGAGCAACAGTTTGCGTATGTGGCCGCCGCTGAGGGCGACGATCAGGATGTGCTCTCGCTAGACCATGCCGTGGCTGAGGCTGTCCAAGCTGGTGAgcattctgctgcagcagccacatccgATGGCGAGCAAATTCTCGTCTCCATGACCGAAGAGGAGCTGGCCCAACACCAAGCAGCCACACTGCAGCAGGAGAGTTCTGGCACCGGCACGGGCACCCCGGTCTCTGCTCAAATTCACATCACAACCTCTGACAGCGATGGCATCGAATCCCAAATACCAGCTGAAGTAGTGCAAGCGGATATGCCCTCACCAG GTGGAACACGTCGCGTCGTTTTGTTGCTACAGGATGGCAGTTTTATGATGACTGAGATGAACGAAGAGCAGTTCAAGACCCTCAACATCCAGACGTAA
- the LOC117895352 gene encoding tRNA (cytosine(72)-C(5))-methyltransferase NSUN6 isoform X2, which produces MFYPKTPFVGNSLLEAEILKVNSAALSQLLEWLCQTPRVTTYRVNRLRTNVDTHKKQLEEHFAQRYGQQAPRIYGLADLPEVLCIAPFEAELVLREPDPTLKEIIVDTSCGAALLRGAHIYAPGVLAMESNTQLQECANVYADLAGKCKRGTTTRYESSEKVFVGVGKVLMQRYQLYNNKDEAPTGIAVEMQSNVSGVPSLGDLSSADALLQNLPSIVCVRVLDPQPDERILDMCAAPGNKTTHIAELMGDQGCVVALDNSASRVRGMLTKLNNYQSIQAHVFDSTKAVAASSDASCPAAPPFPCDSFDRILLDAPCSGLGNRPQLLCSIKQAKVLQSYPNIQRRLLGQAVQLLRPGGILVYSTCTVTEAECEGIVAWALRKYPELRLVDATPRYGGAGLPLPDLEAKQSSLLQRFGPCKDIDTVGFFIAKFQKELK; this is translated from the exons ATGTTTTATCCAAAGACTCCGTTCGTGGGCAACAGTTTGCTGGAAGCCGAAATTCTTAAAGTCAAT TCGGCGGCTCTGTCCCAGCTATTGGAATGGCTCTGTCAGACTCCACGAGTGACCACCTACAGGGTGAACCGACTGCGCACTAATGTGGACACGCACAAGAAGCAATTGGAAGAGCATTTCGCACAGCGCTATGGCCAGCAGGCTCCTAGGATCTATGGCCTGGCGGATCTGCCCGAAGTACTATGCATTGCGCCATTTGAGGCGGAACTGGTGCTGCGTGAGCCTGATCCAACGCTGAAAGAGATCATTGTGGACACCAGTTGCGGAGCTGCCCTGCTGCGTGGAGCTCACATTTATGCCCCCGGCGTTCTGGCCATGGAGTCGAACACACAACTGCAGGAATGCGCCAATGTCTATGCAGACTTGGCCGGCAAATGCAAGCGGGGCACAACTACGCGCTACGAGAGCTCGGAAAAGGTTTTCGTGGGTGTGGGCAAGGTGCTAATGCAGCGCTATCAGCTGTACAATAACAAAGATGAAGCTCCCACAGGCATCGCCGTTGAAATGCAATCAAACGTCAGTGGCGTGCCCTCGCTAGGCGACCTCAGCAGCGCAGATGCCCTGCTACAAAATCTGCCCTCTATTGTATGCGTGCGTGTCCTGGACCCACAGCCCGATGAACGCATCCTGGACATGTGTGCTGCTCCGGGCAACAAAACGACTCACATTGCCGAGCTAATGGGCGATCAGGGATGCGTCGTGGCGTTGGATAACTCTGCCAGTCGCGTGCGCGGCATGCTGACGAAACTGAACAACTATCAGAGCATACAGGCGCACGTCTTTGACTCCACAAAGGCGGTGGCAGCGTCGAGCGATGCGTCTtgcccagcagctccacccTTTCCATGCGACAGCTTCGATCGCATTCTTCTAGATGCTCCATGCAGCGGCTTGGGCAACCGTCCGCAGCTGTTGTGCAGCATTAAGCAGGCCAAGGTGCTGCAGTCCTATCCAAACATTCAGCGTCGTCTGCTGGGGCAGGCCGTGCAACTGTTGCGCCCTGGCGGCATCTTGGTATACAGCACTTGCACCGTCACCGAGGCCGAGTGCGAGGGCATTGTTGCCTGGGCGCTGCGAAAGTATCCCGAGCTACGTCTGGTGGATGCCACACCTCGGTACGGTGGTGCTGGCCTGCCACTCCCCGATCTGGAGGCAAAGCAGTCGAGTCTGCTGCAGCGCTTTGGCCCCTGCAAAGATATCGACACTGTGGGTTTCTTTATAGCGAAATTTCAGAAGGAGCTTAAATGA
- the LOC117895352 gene encoding tRNA (cytosine(72)-C(5))-methyltransferase NSUN6 isoform X1 yields the protein MFYPKTPFVGNSLLEAEILKVNVRNLPYHSAALSQLLEWLCQTPRVTTYRVNRLRTNVDTHKKQLEEHFAQRYGQQAPRIYGLADLPEVLCIAPFEAELVLREPDPTLKEIIVDTSCGAALLRGAHIYAPGVLAMESNTQLQECANVYADLAGKCKRGTTTRYESSEKVFVGVGKVLMQRYQLYNNKDEAPTGIAVEMQSNVSGVPSLGDLSSADALLQNLPSIVCVRVLDPQPDERILDMCAAPGNKTTHIAELMGDQGCVVALDNSASRVRGMLTKLNNYQSIQAHVFDSTKAVAASSDASCPAAPPFPCDSFDRILLDAPCSGLGNRPQLLCSIKQAKVLQSYPNIQRRLLGQAVQLLRPGGILVYSTCTVTEAECEGIVAWALRKYPELRLVDATPRYGGAGLPLPDLEAKQSSLLQRFGPCKDIDTVGFFIAKFQKELK from the exons ATGTTTTATCCAAAGACTCCGTTCGTGGGCAACAGTTTGCTGGAAGCCGAAATTCTTAAAGTCAATGTGAGGAACCTCCCCTACCAT TCGGCGGCTCTGTCCCAGCTATTGGAATGGCTCTGTCAGACTCCACGAGTGACCACCTACAGGGTGAACCGACTGCGCACTAATGTGGACACGCACAAGAAGCAATTGGAAGAGCATTTCGCACAGCGCTATGGCCAGCAGGCTCCTAGGATCTATGGCCTGGCGGATCTGCCCGAAGTACTATGCATTGCGCCATTTGAGGCGGAACTGGTGCTGCGTGAGCCTGATCCAACGCTGAAAGAGATCATTGTGGACACCAGTTGCGGAGCTGCCCTGCTGCGTGGAGCTCACATTTATGCCCCCGGCGTTCTGGCCATGGAGTCGAACACACAACTGCAGGAATGCGCCAATGTCTATGCAGACTTGGCCGGCAAATGCAAGCGGGGCACAACTACGCGCTACGAGAGCTCGGAAAAGGTTTTCGTGGGTGTGGGCAAGGTGCTAATGCAGCGCTATCAGCTGTACAATAACAAAGATGAAGCTCCCACAGGCATCGCCGTTGAAATGCAATCAAACGTCAGTGGCGTGCCCTCGCTAGGCGACCTCAGCAGCGCAGATGCCCTGCTACAAAATCTGCCCTCTATTGTATGCGTGCGTGTCCTGGACCCACAGCCCGATGAACGCATCCTGGACATGTGTGCTGCTCCGGGCAACAAAACGACTCACATTGCCGAGCTAATGGGCGATCAGGGATGCGTCGTGGCGTTGGATAACTCTGCCAGTCGCGTGCGCGGCATGCTGACGAAACTGAACAACTATCAGAGCATACAGGCGCACGTCTTTGACTCCACAAAGGCGGTGGCAGCGTCGAGCGATGCGTCTtgcccagcagctccacccTTTCCATGCGACAGCTTCGATCGCATTCTTCTAGATGCTCCATGCAGCGGCTTGGGCAACCGTCCGCAGCTGTTGTGCAGCATTAAGCAGGCCAAGGTGCTGCAGTCCTATCCAAACATTCAGCGTCGTCTGCTGGGGCAGGCCGTGCAACTGTTGCGCCCTGGCGGCATCTTGGTATACAGCACTTGCACCGTCACCGAGGCCGAGTGCGAGGGCATTGTTGCCTGGGCGCTGCGAAAGTATCCCGAGCTACGTCTGGTGGATGCCACACCTCGGTACGGTGGTGCTGGCCTGCCACTCCCCGATCTGGAGGCAAAGCAGTCGAGTCTGCTGCAGCGCTTTGGCCCCTGCAAAGATATCGACACTGTGGGTTTCTTTATAGCGAAATTTCAGAAGGAGCTTAAATGA
- the LOC117895354 gene encoding ADP-ribosylation factor 1 produces MGNVFANLFKGLFGKKEMRILMVGLDAAGKTTILYKLKLGEIVTTIPTIGFNVETVEYKNISFTVWDVGGQDKIRPLWRHYFQNTQGLIFVVDSNDRERIGEAREELMRMLAEDELRDAVLLIFANKQDLPNAMNAAEITDKLGLHSLRNRNWYIQATCATSGDGLYEGLDWLSNQLKNANR; encoded by the exons ATGGGAAATGTATTCGCCAATCTATTTAAAGGCCTCTTtggcaaaaaggaaatgagAATATTGATGGTCGGTTTGGATGCCGCTGGTAAAACCACAATTCTGTACAAACTCAAATTAGGCGAAATTGTTACAACGATACCTACCATTG GTTTCAATGTGGAGACTGTAGAATACAAGAATATTAGCTTTACAGTGTGGGATGTGGGCGGCCAAGACAAAATTCGTCCATTGTGGAGGCATTACTTCCAGAATACACAA GGTCTTATCTTCGTCGTTGACAGCAATGATCGAGAGCGTATCGGTGAGGCGAGAGAGGAATTGATGCGTATGCTGGCGGAGGACGAGCTTCGGGATGCAGTCTTACTAATATTCGCCAACAAACAG GATCTGCCAAATGCAATGAATGCGGCTGAAATCACCGATAAGCTCGGTTTGCACTCACTCAGAAACCGCAACTGGTACATTCAAGCGACGTGTGCAACTAGCGGCGATGGACTCTACGAGGGACTCGACTGGTTGTCCAATCAGCTGAAGAACGCTAATCGCTAA